Proteins from a genomic interval of Paenibacillus sp. RC334:
- a CDS encoding D-alanyl-D-alanine carboxypeptidase family protein — MMKKYWLRWAIVVPVLIILIFITLGPRLLVGKPDVDAGAAVLMDMQTGELLMDVNGDTPMPSANMSKLMTELLVLEDIRAGRLGWNDEVKISRYASTVGGVNLSLRYGERLTVSELFQSMVVYSANDAAVALAERSAGSEPAFVKRMNDKAAKIGLTSYSQFSNASGAGQSELGPNHPENIRGETQMTASDTAKLASYLITSHPEILRTSSRTQMELKDKGIYISNTNWMLPSLAGPYSYAGTDGLKAGYTSDAGYCFTGTAEQHGRRLVAVVLGAPSKEERFEQTRKLFDYGFALSTSFPVRLQNLAKLTSR; from the coding sequence ATGATGAAAAAATACTGGTTACGTTGGGCTATTGTTGTCCCGGTACTTATTATATTGATTTTTATTACACTTGGACCAAGGCTGCTGGTCGGTAAGCCGGATGTGGATGCAGGAGCTGCGGTGCTGATGGACATGCAGACGGGAGAATTGTTGATGGATGTGAATGGCGATACGCCTATGCCTTCCGCAAATATGTCCAAGCTCATGACCGAGCTGCTGGTGCTGGAGGATATTCGTGCCGGGCGGTTGGGCTGGAATGATGAAGTGAAAATCAGCCGTTACGCAAGTACAGTAGGTGGTGTAAATCTGTCACTCCGATATGGTGAAAGGCTGACGGTGTCCGAACTGTTCCAGAGCATGGTTGTGTATTCGGCTAATGACGCGGCTGTGGCACTGGCGGAGCGCTCAGCAGGCAGTGAACCGGCTTTTGTGAAGCGTATGAACGATAAGGCGGCTAAGATTGGATTGACGTCCTACAGCCAATTCAGCAATGCGTCAGGAGCGGGGCAGAGTGAGTTGGGTCCTAACCATCCCGAGAATATTCGGGGAGAAACGCAAATGACGGCAAGCGATACGGCGAAGCTGGCCTCCTACCTTATTACGTCGCATCCGGAGATTTTGAGAACGTCCAGCCGTACGCAGATGGAATTGAAGGATAAGGGCATCTATATTAGTAATACGAACTGGATGCTGCCTTCCTTGGCGGGACCCTACTCTTACGCAGGAACGGATGGACTGAAAGCGGGATACACCAGCGATGCTGGATATTGCTTCACCGGTACAGCCGAACAGCATGGCAGAAGGCTGGTTGCTGTAGTGCTGGGGGCACCGAGCAAGGAGGAACGCTTCGAGCAGACACGGAAGCTGTTCGACTATGGTTTCGCTCTGTCTACCTCTTTCCCGGTACGACTGCAAAATTTGGCTAAGCTGACTTCGCGCTAA
- a CDS encoding ABC transporter permease yields MSESVQSKAALALPVQSVGTQGLLRRGLSYLFQSKTGILGLIVLVIIVSISVAAPVIAPHDPAQTNIARKLLPPAWIAGGTTEFLLGTDSLGRDIWSRIVYGSRVSLIVGFCSVGISGAIGITLGLISGYYGRWVDAFIMRIVDAFLAIPTILFMMLFMLVLGQGVGTLIFVIGITGWVSYTRMVRSEVLSVRERDYVRAARVAGADDFRIIRVHVLPNVISSFIIISTLSIGRVIISEAALSFLGLGIQSPAVSWGGMLSDGRQYLATSWWVATFPGIAITITVLAIIFVGDWLRDWLDPKLDV; encoded by the coding sequence ATGTCTGAATCTGTACAATCCAAGGCTGCTCTTGCTTTGCCCGTACAAAGCGTGGGTACACAAGGATTGCTGAGGAGGGGTCTGAGCTATCTGTTTCAGAGCAAGACAGGCATTCTGGGCCTGATTGTTCTTGTCATTATTGTGTCTATTTCTGTGGCTGCACCCGTGATTGCCCCTCATGATCCGGCTCAGACCAACATCGCGCGGAAGTTGTTGCCACCGGCATGGATAGCAGGAGGAACGACTGAATTTCTACTGGGGACAGATAGTTTGGGCAGAGATATTTGGAGCCGAATCGTGTACGGGTCGCGTGTCTCGCTAATCGTGGGTTTCTGTTCCGTAGGTATTTCGGGTGCTATTGGCATTACTCTAGGACTGATCTCGGGATATTACGGCCGCTGGGTGGATGCGTTCATTATGCGGATTGTAGATGCCTTTCTGGCTATACCCACGATCCTGTTTATGATGTTGTTCATGCTGGTGCTCGGGCAGGGAGTGGGAACGCTGATTTTTGTCATTGGGATAACGGGCTGGGTGAGCTATACAAGAATGGTACGGAGTGAGGTTCTGAGTGTACGCGAACGTGATTATGTACGCGCGGCAAGAGTGGCCGGTGCTGATGATTTCCGAATCATACGAGTACATGTGCTGCCTAATGTGATTTCTTCTTTTATTATCATTTCTACGCTTAGCATAGGCCGGGTGATTATTTCCGAGGCGGCTTTGAGCTTCCTTGGATTGGGCATTCAGTCGCCTGCCGTATCGTGGGGAGGAATGTTGAGTGACGGGCGCCAGTATTTGGCTACAAGCTGGTGGGTGGCTACTTTTCCGGGTATTGCTATTACGATTACCGTGCTCGCCATTATATTTGTCGGAGATTGGCTAAGGGATTGGCTTGATCCCAAGCTGGATGTATAG
- a CDS encoding dipeptide ABC transporter ATP-binding protein, with protein MSLAISEEKPLLEVKDLKKYYPVKTGWLSRKTGYVRAVDGLSFSVNRGETLGIVGESGSGKTTLGQMILQLQEPTGGEVWFDQRKLTGMSGKTLRHVRADLQLIFQDPYASLNPRMKIKDIIAEPLIIRGETEGLQLRKRISELMEIVGLGEHHLNRYPHEFSGGQRQRIGIARALSLNPKLIVCDEAVSALDVSIQAQILNLLKRLQKEYQLTYIFIAHGLASVKFVSEHIAVMYLGRIVEMGQRDELFAHPKHPYTKSLLSSIPVSHPRKTKERILLKGDIPSPINPPSGCSFHTRCPMAQDICKSQIPVFEQHKDRHGVACHFPM; from the coding sequence ATGAGCTTGGCCATTTCGGAAGAGAAGCCTTTGCTTGAGGTCAAGGACTTGAAAAAATATTACCCAGTAAAAACAGGATGGTTATCACGCAAAACCGGTTATGTTCGAGCGGTGGACGGTCTTAGCTTTTCGGTTAACCGGGGGGAGACGCTGGGTATTGTCGGTGAATCAGGTAGCGGGAAAACGACGCTGGGACAGATGATTTTACAATTGCAGGAGCCGACAGGCGGTGAAGTCTGGTTCGACCAGCGTAAATTGACAGGGATGAGCGGTAAGACATTGCGTCATGTTCGTGCCGATTTGCAGCTCATTTTTCAGGACCCTTACGCTTCTCTGAATCCACGAATGAAAATTAAGGATATTATCGCAGAGCCGCTGATCATTCGCGGGGAAACAGAAGGATTGCAGTTAAGAAAGCGAATTAGCGAATTGATGGAAATTGTCGGCTTGGGAGAGCATCACCTGAATCGGTATCCGCACGAATTCAGTGGTGGACAGCGGCAGCGGATCGGAATCGCCCGGGCATTATCGCTAAATCCAAAGCTGATTGTTTGTGACGAGGCGGTTTCGGCGCTCGATGTTTCGATTCAGGCTCAGATTTTAAATCTATTGAAAAGGCTGCAAAAGGAATATCAGCTAACGTATATTTTCATTGCTCACGGTCTTGCCTCCGTTAAATTCGTCAGTGAACATATAGCTGTCATGTATTTGGGCAGGATCGTTGAAATGGGGCAGAGGGATGAGCTGTTTGCTCACCCCAAGCACCCGTATACGAAGTCATTACTGTCGTCCATTCCTGTATCTCATCCACGGAAAACCAAGGAGAGGATTTTGTTGAAGGGCGACATTCCAAGTCCGATCAACCCGCCAAGCGGTTGTAGCTTTCATACTCGTTGTCCAATGGCTCAGGATATTTGCAAAAGTCAGATTCCAGTCTTCGAGCAGCATAAAGACAGGCATGGCGTAGCCTGCCATTTTCCAATGTGA
- a CDS encoding LLM class flavin-dependent oxidoreductase, whose protein sequence is MSEGRKLKFGLFIQAAGHHTSGWRHKDAQSGSENFELIKQLAQTAERAKLDMVFLADGLITSPDAAASVIARFEPITLLAALSTVTSRIGLAVTASTTYYDPFNIARLLASVDQLSQGRAAWNVVTTSSPEAAKNFSREDHPDHHLRYERAAEFVEVVKGLWDSWEQQPYIVNKETGEYIDKSKLHELNHEGTFFSVKGPLNVTQSPQGHPVIIQAGSSGPGQDLAARIGEVVFTAQQSLEDAQQFYSHLKAQLPKYGRTAEHLHIMPGLLPVIGATEKEAHEKYEYLQSFIDDSFAYDSLSERFQYDMRAYSLDEPVPDIPEADGRKSRPQLLLKLARDKGYTLRQLYKEVAGARGHRIVTGTPLQIADHIQQWFVGYAADGFNIMPPYVPGGLDEFVGGVIPELQNRGLFRTEYEGSTLREHLGLPVPVNRHTRVASP, encoded by the coding sequence ATGAGCGAAGGAAGAAAACTGAAATTCGGATTGTTCATTCAGGCTGCCGGTCACCATACATCGGGCTGGCGGCACAAAGATGCCCAATCGGGAAGTGAAAATTTTGAATTAATCAAGCAACTGGCTCAAACAGCCGAGCGGGCCAAACTGGATATGGTTTTTCTCGCTGATGGTCTGATCACGTCTCCCGATGCTGCGGCATCCGTCATCGCCCGTTTTGAGCCGATTACATTGCTGGCTGCCTTATCTACGGTCACCAGCCGGATCGGTCTTGCTGTCACAGCCTCAACGACATATTACGATCCTTTTAATATCGCCCGCTTGTTAGCATCTGTGGACCAACTGAGCCAGGGGCGAGCAGCATGGAATGTTGTCACAACCTCATCACCTGAAGCGGCCAAAAACTTTTCGCGGGAAGATCACCCGGATCATCATTTGCGGTATGAACGCGCTGCGGAGTTTGTCGAGGTCGTCAAAGGGCTGTGGGATAGCTGGGAACAGCAGCCCTACATTGTGAATAAAGAAACGGGAGAGTACATCGACAAGAGCAAGCTGCATGAGCTGAATCATGAAGGCACATTTTTCTCCGTAAAAGGGCCGCTTAATGTCACGCAAAGTCCTCAAGGCCATCCAGTCATTATTCAGGCAGGATCATCTGGCCCGGGCCAGGATCTCGCTGCCCGGATTGGTGAAGTGGTGTTTACGGCACAGCAATCCTTGGAGGATGCACAGCAGTTCTACAGTCATCTGAAAGCACAACTGCCCAAATACGGTCGTACCGCTGAGCATCTACACATCATGCCAGGATTGCTTCCGGTTATCGGTGCCACAGAGAAGGAAGCTCATGAAAAATATGAATATTTGCAAAGCTTTATTGATGACTCCTTCGCTTACGACTCCTTGTCAGAGAGATTTCAGTATGATATGAGGGCTTATTCTTTGGATGAACCGGTTCCGGATATTCCGGAAGCGGACGGGCGAAAGAGTCGTCCTCAACTGCTGCTCAAGCTTGCACGCGATAAGGGGTACACGTTGCGCCAGCTGTACAAGGAGGTTGCCGGAGCGCGTGGGCACCGCATTGTGACGGGCACGCCTCTGCAAATTGCAGATCACATCCAGCAATGGTTCGTGGGATATGCCGCCGATGGGTTTAATATTATGCCGCCTTATGTACCGGGTGGATTGGATGAATTTGTGGGCGGTGTAATCCCTGAACTTCAGAATCGCGGGTTGTTCAGGACAGAGTACGAGGGCAGCACGCTGCGGGAGCATCTGGGCTTACCTGTCCCGGTAAACCGCCATACACGCGTGGCTTCACCATAA
- a CDS encoding IS3 family transposase (programmed frameshift) — translation MGNRWSTGEQRFSESQIRQMEDNTNVLHITERSIAYQPTFKLAALKAYQEGKTPAEIFREAGFNLDMIGRENPNRCLKRWRRTFASQGEAGLLEEQRGKGSTGRPAAEQSMEKKLAQAEARIKLLEAEKRLPKKARGARETSPAEPTLTPSERFELIHRTIRKHQLEKMTHHLCKMANVSKSGYYRWLAAEQARQLREEADEQDLLLIREHFEKRNGKVGALVLKMCLEHKSGVIMNHKKIRRIMRKYGLVAKIRQANPYRKLVKATQEHQTLPNHLKRQFDQGEPEKVFLTDITYLHYGQGQCAYLSCVKDGASKQILAHYVSSSLEMTIVDRTLDRLIQRLDGNIHPEATIHSDQGFHYTNPRFQARVKEIGFQQSMSRKSNCWDNASMESFFGHMKDELEYRDSVTLQELRARINEYMDYYNTDRYQWTLKKMTPDEYRNHLLTA, via the exons ATGGGGAACCGTTGGTCTACCGGTGAGCAAAGGTTTAGTGAAAGTCAGATCCGCCAGATGGAGGATAATACTAACGTATTGCATATTACAGAGCGTTCTATTGCTTACCAACCCACATTCAAGTTGGCAGCTCTAAAGGCCTATCAGGAGGGGAAAACTCCTGCGGAAATCTTCAGGGAGGCAGGATTCAACTTAGATATGATCGGACGGGAGAATCCGAATAGATGCTTAAAACGTTGGAGAAGAACCTTTGCTTCTCAAGGTGAAGCAGGTCTTCTGGAAGAGCAACGAGGAAAAGGCAGCACGGGAAGGCCCGCAGCAGAACAGTCGATGGAGAAGAAGCTTGCACAAGCTGAGGCACGGATAAAGCTCCTGGAAGCGGAGA AACGACTTCCTAAAAAAGCTCGAGGCGCTCGAGAGACAAGCCCAGCAGAACCAACGCTGACACCCTCTGAGCGCTTCGAACTCATCCATCGTACCATCCGTAAGCATCAACTTGAGAAGATGACTCATCATCTTTGTAAAATGGCGAATGTCAGTAAAAGCGGGTACTACCGGTGGTTAGCCGCTGAACAAGCACGACAGCTGAGAGAAGAAGCAGACGAACAGGATCTGTTACTCATCAGGGAACATTTTGAAAAACGTAATGGGAAAGTGGGAGCACTTGTTTTAAAAATGTGCTTGGAGCATAAGAGTGGCGTCATCATGAACCATAAGAAAATTCGCCGTATCATGCGTAAATACGGGTTGGTGGCCAAGATACGCCAGGCCAATCCGTACCGTAAGCTTGTAAAGGCCACACAAGAGCACCAGACACTCCCTAATCACCTTAAGCGTCAGTTTGACCAGGGCGAGCCGGAGAAAGTCTTTCTCACAGACATCACATACCTGCACTATGGTCAGGGGCAATGTGCGTATTTGTCCTGTGTAAAGGACGGTGCAAGCAAACAGATTCTTGCTCATTATGTATCCTCGTCCTTAGAAATGACGATCGTAGATCGAACCTTGGACAGGTTGATTCAACGACTGGATGGCAACATTCACCCCGAAGCCACCATCCATTCTGACCAAGGTTTTCACTACACGAATCCGAGGTTCCAAGCTCGAGTTAAAGAGATAGGCTTCCAGCAGTCCATGTCGCGAAAGAGTAACTGCTGGGACAATGCCTCCATGGAGTCTTTCTTCGGTCATATGAAGGATGAACTCGAGTATAGGGACAGCGTTACTCTCCAGGAATTACGGGCACGCATTAATGAATACATGGATTACTACAACACCGATCGGTATCAATGGACATTAAAAAAGATGACTCCTGATGAATACAGGAACCATCTATTAACAGCATAA
- a CDS encoding ABC transporter substrate-binding protein: protein MRKIAWVWLMLVLAVTGCTSTNGSVQEKTLTIGNTIDNVTFDIHDHGNTQTESIHVNIFEYLVKKDGNDPQKKLPGLATSWKRTDDKTWRFELRKGVKFHNGDPFTAADVKFTLERVAKDKSLVDYSSYSGIQQVNVIDDYTVDIITKGPDPILLGRLSRISSGILPAAYFQKQGVEGFIRNPVGTGPYKLDKWIKDDRVELVKNTDYYGDKPQWDRLVFRTIPESTTRISELLTGAIDIAVIIPPGDIQRVQDSGSTYYTDKDSARVQSLLVRQTPGVVTANPKVREAIELAIDKKGLVDNVLGGAGVPTQEAIGPGILGHEPKLFNTNVYNPERAKQLLVEAGYPNGVELTLSSPASTKEVAETIAAYLTEVNFKVKLEILEQTQYKQRDNSNTFKELALQGKGNSMFESPLPLEVFTTENAKGQTDYSNPEVDKLLKDAATNLDDQKRAEQYQKAQEILAVDRPRIFLYQNKFNYGVSNRVELTPRVDEMFYADDIKLKE, encoded by the coding sequence ATGCGGAAAATAGCTTGGGTATGGCTGATGTTAGTTTTGGCGGTGACGGGATGCACCAGTACGAACGGTTCGGTACAGGAAAAGACGCTGACGATCGGCAACACGATTGATAACGTAACGTTCGATATCCATGATCATGGAAATACGCAGACAGAATCAATTCATGTCAATATATTTGAATATTTGGTGAAGAAGGATGGCAATGATCCACAAAAAAAACTACCGGGGCTCGCTACATCCTGGAAGCGGACGGATGACAAGACATGGAGATTCGAGCTGCGGAAGGGAGTCAAGTTTCATAACGGAGATCCATTCACCGCCGCAGATGTGAAGTTTACACTGGAGCGCGTAGCCAAAGATAAATCGCTCGTGGATTATTCATCTTATTCCGGTATCCAGCAGGTGAACGTTATTGATGATTATACTGTGGACATCATTACGAAAGGACCTGACCCGATTCTGTTGGGTCGCTTAAGCAGAATTAGCTCAGGGATCCTGCCAGCAGCTTATTTTCAAAAACAGGGTGTAGAAGGATTCATCCGAAATCCGGTGGGCACAGGCCCGTACAAGTTGGATAAATGGATTAAGGACGACCGTGTGGAGTTGGTCAAAAATACAGACTATTACGGAGACAAGCCCCAATGGGATCGTCTGGTGTTCCGTACGATTCCTGAATCCACGACCCGTATATCCGAGCTGTTGACAGGCGCTATTGATATTGCTGTCATCATCCCGCCGGGGGATATCCAGCGTGTACAGGATAGCGGATCAACTTACTATACTGATAAGGATAGCGCGCGGGTCCAAAGCTTGCTGGTGCGTCAGACACCCGGAGTCGTAACCGCTAATCCCAAAGTGCGGGAAGCTATTGAACTGGCTATTGATAAGAAGGGACTCGTAGACAATGTACTTGGTGGGGCAGGAGTTCCCACACAGGAGGCGATTGGCCCGGGTATCCTGGGACATGAACCCAAGCTGTTCAATACGAATGTCTATAATCCTGAACGTGCCAAGCAATTATTGGTGGAAGCAGGATATCCGAATGGGGTGGAGCTGACGTTGAGCAGTCCGGCCAGTACGAAGGAGGTCGCTGAGACGATCGCTGCATATTTGACAGAGGTCAACTTCAAGGTGAAGCTTGAAATTCTGGAACAGACGCAATATAAACAACGGGATAACTCCAATACCTTTAAGGAACTGGCGCTCCAGGGTAAAGGCAACTCCATGTTTGAGTCACCACTTCCGCTGGAAGTATTTACAACGGAAAATGCCAAAGGCCAGACCGATTATAGCAACCCGGAGGTCGACAAGCTTCTGAAAGACGCTGCTACCAATCTGGATGATCAGAAGAGAGCAGAGCAGTACCAAAAAGCACAGGAGATTCTGGCGGTGGATCGCCCTCGAATTTTCTTGTACCAGAACAAGTTCAATTATGGTGTCAGTAACCGGGTGGAGCTTACTCCACGTGTGGACGAGATGTTCTATGCAGATGATATTAAGCTGAAAGAATAG
- a CDS encoding ABC transporter permease: protein MSKYIGKTLLQVVPVLFIITLIVFILVHVTGDPVAMMLPDTATAEDRRILTEALGLDQPLYVQYYIFLSNLVQGDFGTSFRYSEPALPIVLERLPASFELAVASMIIACCLAIPLGIWSAVKRNSFIDIFISGVSVLGKAMPNFWVGIMLILVVAVHWGWTPVSGRGGLSHLILPAITLGTGIAAEMTRLIRSSMLEIIGQDYIRTARSKGIREMIVINKHALRNALIPVVTITGLQFTNLVGGSLVTETIFSWPGMGQLIVQAINTHDMAIIQASVFVVAIMVILITVITDIAYKVLDPRIKYNE, encoded by the coding sequence GTGAGTAAGTATATTGGAAAAACGTTGCTGCAAGTGGTACCGGTGCTTTTTATTATCACACTGATTGTATTCATTCTTGTGCATGTAACAGGTGATCCGGTGGCGATGATGCTACCAGATACGGCAACAGCTGAGGATCGGAGGATATTGACGGAGGCGCTTGGTCTGGATCAGCCGCTGTATGTGCAGTATTATATTTTTCTGTCTAATTTGGTACAAGGGGATTTTGGTACTTCCTTCCGTTACAGTGAACCTGCGTTGCCTATCGTTCTGGAGAGGTTGCCTGCCAGCTTTGAGTTAGCGGTTGCATCGATGATTATTGCTTGCTGTCTCGCTATTCCTCTGGGGATATGGTCTGCGGTGAAGCGTAATTCCTTCATTGATATCTTCATTTCGGGTGTATCCGTACTGGGTAAAGCCATGCCGAATTTTTGGGTAGGCATCATGCTGATTCTGGTCGTAGCTGTTCATTGGGGCTGGACTCCGGTATCTGGAAGAGGGGGCTTGTCTCATTTGATCTTACCGGCGATTACATTGGGGACAGGGATAGCAGCGGAAATGACCCGATTAATCCGTTCCAGTATGCTGGAAATCATCGGACAGGACTATATCCGAACCGCTCGAAGCAAAGGAATTAGGGAAATGATCGTGATTAACAAGCATGCCCTCCGCAATGCATTAATTCCGGTGGTGACGATAACCGGGCTGCAATTCACTAATTTGGTGGGTGGATCACTGGTGACCGAGACTATATTTTCCTGGCCCGGCATGGGGCAACTGATTGTGCAGGCAATTAATACTCATGATATGGCGATCATTCAGGCTTCGGTATTCGTAGTAGCCATTATGGTCATTCTGATCACGGTCATTACGGATATTGCCTATAAAGTTCTGGATCCTCGTATTAAGTACAATGAATAA
- a CDS encoding RraA family protein, whose translation MSSIDQPFKELPTTSISDVLGGLTNLDYDIKPIHGHCKIAGRAFTVTIPAGDNLAVLRAIREANPDDVLVIDAKGDTSRAVAGDFVAGLAQTLGLQGIVVDGVIRDIEGVRTLNFPIFSRGTTIASGNKYGGGKTNVPVSVGGVSIQPGDWIVGDIDGVVVVPQGMEQQVAEEARLKYAQDQRRETEVSGNKEAALRYLDKVLGLGAGSI comes from the coding sequence ATGTCGAGCATAGACCAACCATTTAAGGAGCTTCCGACAACCAGTATTTCAGATGTTCTGGGCGGATTAACCAATCTGGATTATGATATTAAGCCGATACACGGGCACTGCAAGATTGCAGGCAGAGCATTTACCGTGACTATACCTGCGGGAGATAATTTGGCCGTGCTTCGGGCCATTCGGGAAGCTAACCCCGACGATGTGTTGGTTATTGACGCCAAGGGAGATACCAGCCGTGCGGTGGCGGGTGATTTTGTGGCAGGATTAGCGCAGACACTGGGGTTGCAGGGGATTGTAGTGGACGGCGTGATTCGCGATATTGAGGGGGTCCGAACGCTGAACTTTCCCATTTTTTCCAGAGGGACTACGATTGCCTCGGGCAATAAATATGGTGGAGGCAAAACGAATGTACCCGTATCGGTTGGCGGAGTAAGTATCCAACCCGGAGACTGGATTGTCGGGGATATTGACGGCGTCGTGGTTGTTCCACAGGGGATGGAGCAGCAGGTGGCTGAAGAAGCGAGGCTGAAATATGCTCAGGACCAGCGGCGGGAGACAGAAGTGTCCGGCAATAAAGAAGCAGCACTGCGTTATCTGGACAAGGTACTCGGATTAGGCGCAGGCTCCATTTAA
- a CDS encoding ABC transporter ATP-binding protein, whose product MPEMLLEVKDLQTSFMTKSGVVPAVNRVSFHVAKGETLCIVGESGSGKSVTSLSIIGLIDRPGKVVGGEIVLEGCNLLELKPKEMRKIRGNEISMIFQEPMTSLNPVFTIGSQISESLRTHTGLSKQEARLKSIEMLKLVGISHPEKVIHYFPHQLSGGMRQRVMIASALSCHPKLLIADEPTTALDVTIQAQIMDLIGQLSDTLEMGVIWITHDLGVVAEMADRVAVMYAGEIVEEAYAVDLFDRPLHPYTIGLMHSLPQMDGYQEELYSIPGTVPQLSQLPKGCAFQSRCPVATTRCMLDKPELEQVEAGHVVRCFYPGAKGEVL is encoded by the coding sequence ATGCCGGAAATGTTGCTGGAGGTCAAGGATTTACAGACCTCGTTCATGACGAAGTCTGGTGTGGTCCCGGCAGTCAATCGGGTATCGTTCCATGTAGCCAAGGGAGAAACGCTGTGTATTGTCGGTGAATCAGGCAGCGGCAAAAGCGTGACCTCGTTGTCCATCATTGGATTGATAGATCGGCCGGGGAAGGTCGTAGGCGGCGAAATTGTACTGGAAGGCTGTAATTTGTTGGAGCTGAAGCCCAAAGAAATGCGTAAAATTCGCGGTAACGAAATCTCGATGATTTTTCAGGAGCCTATGACTTCGCTGAATCCCGTGTTTACGATCGGCAGCCAAATTTCGGAATCACTACGAACTCATACGGGATTGAGTAAACAGGAGGCCAGGCTCAAAAGCATCGAGATGCTGAAACTGGTCGGCATTTCCCATCCCGAAAAGGTCATTCATTATTTTCCTCATCAATTATCGGGCGGTATGAGACAACGAGTCATGATTGCGAGCGCCTTGTCCTGCCACCCCAAGCTGCTCATTGCGGATGAGCCTACAACGGCACTGGATGTAACCATTCAGGCGCAAATCATGGATCTAATCGGACAACTGAGCGACACGCTGGAGATGGGCGTCATCTGGATTACTCATGATCTGGGCGTGGTGGCTGAAATGGCAGACCGGGTTGCGGTAATGTATGCCGGTGAAATTGTGGAGGAAGCGTATGCAGTTGATTTGTTTGACCGTCCGCTTCATCCGTATACGATAGGTCTGATGCATTCGCTACCCCAAATGGATGGATATCAGGAGGAATTATATTCGATCCCCGGGACAGTACCTCAACTGTCGCAGCTTCCGAAAGGGTGTGCCTTTCAATCACGTTGTCCTGTGGCGACAACCAGATGTATGTTGGACAAGCCAGAGCTGGAACAGGTGGAGGCAGGTCATGTCGTGCGTTGCTTTTATCCCGGCGCTAAAGGGGAGGTGCTATGA
- a CDS encoding dipeptide ABC transporter ATP-binding protein, whose protein sequence is MSKPLIQVEGLKKYFPITGGIFQRTVGHVKAVDDVSFNIHKGESFGLVGESGCGKSTIGRTILRLMDKTEGSVRYKGEDLHALSKEQIRALRPKLQIVFQDPFSSLNPRIKVGEAIGEALLDHGLIDRSKLRKKVNETLDICGLSSYHYDRYPHEFSGGQRQRIGIARALILNPDFIVADEPVSALDVSIQAQIINLLSDLQQERQLTYLFISHDLSVVEHLCSRIGVMYLGSMVELTSKEELFRNPLHPYTKALLSAVPIPDPTIKRQRIVLKGDIPSPANPPSGCKFHTRCPMAEARCKTEIPAYRDAGDQHFVACHFA, encoded by the coding sequence ATGAGCAAGCCTTTAATTCAAGTGGAAGGTCTGAAAAAATATTTCCCGATCACAGGCGGGATTTTTCAGCGTACCGTGGGACATGTGAAAGCGGTCGATGATGTGTCTTTTAACATCCATAAGGGAGAGTCCTTCGGTCTGGTAGGAGAATCCGGTTGTGGCAAAAGCACGATTGGGCGTACGATTCTCAGACTGATGGATAAGACAGAGGGATCAGTGCGATACAAGGGAGAGGACTTGCATGCGTTAAGCAAGGAGCAGATTCGTGCGCTTCGTCCGAAGCTGCAAATTGTCTTTCAGGACCCTTTTAGCTCATTGAATCCGAGAATTAAGGTAGGTGAAGCCATCGGGGAAGCACTGCTGGATCACGGATTGATTGACCGTAGCAAGCTGCGGAAAAAGGTGAACGAGACGCTGGATATCTGCGGGCTATCCTCCTATCACTATGATCGGTATCCGCATGAGTTCTCTGGCGGTCAGCGTCAGCGGATCGGGATTGCGCGGGCTTTGATTTTGAATCCTGATTTTATCGTGGCTGACGAGCCAGTATCTGCACTTGATGTGTCTATTCAGGCTCAGATCATTAACTTGTTAAGTGATTTGCAGCAGGAACGGCAGTTGACTTATCTGTTCATCTCGCATGATCTGAGTGTGGTCGAGCATCTATGCAGCCGTATCGGTGTGATGTATCTAGGCTCGATGGTGGAGTTAACTTCCAAAGAGGAGCTCTTCCGCAATCCGCTTCATCCGTATACGAAGGCGCTGCTGTCGGCGGTTCCCATTCCCGATCCTACGATCAAGAGACAACGGATTGTGCTAAAAGGGGACATTCCTTCCCCGGCGAATCCGCCGTCAGGCTGCAAGTTCCATACACGTTGTCCTATGGCGGAGGCCCGTTGTAAAACGGAAATTCCAGCGTATCGGGATGCGGGCGATCAGCATTTTGTGGCCTGTCATTTTGCCTAG